The Streptomyces sp. WZ-12 genome segment CGTGGCGCCGTGACGCGATGGCGCCGTGACGCGATGACGCCCTGGCGTGCTGGTGCCGTGGCGCCGCGGTGTCGGGTGGCGTGAGGGGCCGGCGGCCGGGCCGGACCGGATGTCTCCCCTCCTGCGCCCTTACCCGGACGTCAGGGGCAAGCGGCGCGCGGGTTCCGCGGCGGCGTCCAGTCCGGGTGCCGGCCGCTGAGCGCCACCACCCGGTCCAGCAGCGGCGCGTCCGCCGAGACCGGGACCGCCGCGCCGAAGGGCGACCCGGACTCCGGGCCGGCGGCGGTGGCCGCGAGCAGCGCGTACGAGACGTCCAGGCTCGGGCCGTCGGGCGCGTAGTCCTGGCCGGTGGCGCGCGCCAAGTCCCAGCCGTGCACGACCAGTTCGTTCAGCGCGAACCTGCCGGCGGCGGCCCCGGGCAGGGTGACGTCCCCCACCTGCGTCTCGCGCTTCCAGGCGGCCGGGGCGCGCCAGGCCGCCGCCAACGCGTCCAGGTTGCCCGCCAGCTCCGCGCGCCACCCGGGGGCGAGCTCCGGCAGCGCCGTGCCCGGAGGCGTGTCGGTGGTCGGCCCCAGCTCCTTGCGCGCGGCGTCCCGGAACGCGGCGGTCAGCCCGACCAGATGGCCGAGCAGATGGCGCACGGCATAGGCGCTGCACGGGGTGGGCGCGGCCAGTTGCTCCTCGGCCGTGCCCGCGGCGAGCCGGGCGACCTCCCGGGCCTGCGCCGCGAGGTCGACCAACGGGGCGCCCGCCGCGGGCCGTTGCTCCGGGTGCTGGGCCGCGTTCCGCTCCGCGTCCGTCATCGTCCGGCTCCCTTCTCGCCCGGCTTCGCCGACCGTTGGCCGACTTCACCGGCT includes the following:
- a CDS encoding TIGR03086 family metal-binding protein — protein: MTDAERNAAQHPEQRPAAGAPLVDLAAQAREVARLAAGTAEEQLAAPTPCSAYAVRHLLGHLVGLTAAFRDAARKELGPTTDTPPGTALPELAPGWRAELAGNLDALAAAWRAPAAWKRETQVGDVTLPGAAAGRFALNELVVHGWDLARATGQDYAPDGPSLDVSYALLAATAAGPESGSPFGAAVPVSADAPLLDRVVALSGRHPDWTPPRNPRAACP